The Streptomyces cyanogenus DNA segment GGTATCGACTCCGTGGGCGCGCGCAAGGACACCGCGCTGGTGCTGCCGCACCGGAAACTGGTGATCGACTTCGACGCCGACAATCCCGGGCTGTGGATGCTGCACTGCCACAACCAGTACCACTCGGAGAGCGGGATGATGACGGTGCTGGGTTACAAGCGCTGAGGTTCGGGGCGCGGGCGCCGGGTGGTGTCCGGCGCCCGCGCGGCGGTGGCCGCATGTCGGCACCGCCCCGCGCCCCGGACGGAACCGGCTCAGCCCGCGCTTTCCAGTCTCTGTTCCTTCAGGAGGAGCCAGGCCACCGCCGCTGCCGCCAGGAGGACCGCCGAGCCCGCCCCCGAGGCCAGGTGGAGGCCGTGGACGAAGGAGTCGCGGGCCGCGGCGAGGAGCGCCTCCGCCTGGTGCGCGGGCAGGTCCGCCGCGGTCTCCACCGCCGCGCCCAGGGACTCGTGGGCGCCGGCCGGGGTGCCGGCCGGGCCCGTGAAGCCGCGGTAGACGCCGGTCACGATGGAGCCGAGCAGGGCGATGCCCAGGGCGGCGCCCAGTTCGTACGCCGTCTCGGAAACCGCCGAGGCCGCGCCCGCCTGGTCCTTGGGCACGCTGGAGAGGATGACGTCGGCGGTGACCGTGAAGGAGAAGCCCGCGCCGACGCCCACGACCAGCAGGGCGGCGCCGAGGACCGGGTAGCCGGTGGACTGGCCGAGCGTCGTCAGCGCGGCCAGGGCGACGCCGACCGCGGCCAGGCCGCCCGAGACCACCGTACGGACCGAGAAGCGCCGGGCGGCACGCCCCGCGACCAGGCCGGCCGCGACCGCGCCCACCGCCGCGGGCAGTTCGGCCAGTCCCGCCTCGAACGGGTGCCTGCCCTGAACGAGTTGCAGGTACTGGGAGAGGAAGAACACCAGGCCGGACATGCCGAGGACGGTCAGCAGGTCGGCGAGGACCGCTCCGCTGAAGCCGCGGCGCCGGAACAGTCGCATGTCCAGCAGCGGGACCGGCATGGTGAGCTGGCGGCGGACGAAGCCGTACAAGGCCGCCGCGCCCAGCAGACCGGTGCCCAGGCTCGTCCCGGTGACGCCGCGGGTGGCGGCCTCCTTGACGGCGTAGACCAGGGCGATCATGCCGACCAGCGACAGCAGGACGCTGCGCAGGTCCCACGGTCCCGGACGGGGGTTGCGGGACTCGGGCAGGGTGCGGATGCCGACCAGGACCAGGACGGCCATCACCGGCAGGTTGATCAGGAAGACCGAACCCCACCAGAAGTGCTCCAGGAGGAATCCGCCGGCGATCGGGCCGACGGCCGTACC contains these protein-coding regions:
- a CDS encoding MFS transporter; this encodes MTSTLQPAQATEAVKRPGRWLALSVLVLAVLLVAVDATVLGLATPYISEDLHPSGTQLLWIGDVYSFVIAGLLVSMGSLGDRIGRKRILLVGATAFGALSVLGAYATTPELMILARALLGVAGATLMPATLALIRNIFHDARERSLAVGIWGATASAGTAVGPIAGGFLLEHFWWGSVFLINLPVMAVLVLVGIRTLPESRNPRPGPWDLRSVLLSLVGMIALVYAVKEAATRGVTGTSLGTGLLGAAALYGFVRRQLTMPVPLLDMRLFRRRGFSGAVLADLLTVLGMSGLVFFLSQYLQLVQGRHPFEAGLAELPAAVGAVAAGLVAGRAARRFSVRTVVSGGLAAVGVALAALTTLGQSTGYPVLGAALLVVGVGAGFSFTVTADVILSSVPKDQAGAASAVSETAYELGAALGIALLGSIVTGVYRGFTGPAGTPAGAHESLGAAVETAADLPAHQAEALLAAARDSFVHGLHLASGAGSAVLLAAAAVAWLLLKEQRLESAG